The following are encoded together in the Oryzias melastigma strain HK-1 linkage group LG17, ASM292280v2, whole genome shotgun sequence genome:
- the LOC112150858 gene encoding enhancer of polycomb homolog 1 isoform X2 yields MVIPVPEAESNITYYDSIYPGDYKMPKQLIHIQPFSLDTEQPDYDLDLEDEVFVNKLKKKMDISYLQFEEMIDRLEKGSGQQLVSLPEAKLLLKEDDELIKEVFDYWSRKRKNSKANSLIPTVKQEKRDGSSTNDPYVAFRRRTEKMQTRKNRKNDEASYEKMLKLRRDLSRAVTILEMIKRREKSKRELLHLTLEIFEKRNVMSDYGGEVMAEVLAERALVRPQIIPLVPLTNQYRHQDHMDLKDYKSKPEKMEIPRQKRKYEKKQKVLPLSSGSSHHSGPIVFNAKDLNQYDFPSSDDEPFSQLHSGSSEAEEENDPDGAYAFRRKAGCQYYAARQDQAGGWPWSGPWEGGLAEDRFRYSLTTLTVPRRCLGMARRRVGRGGRVLLDRAYTDYDNVFHGLDPEMLDLPPPASPPASATSLSPATDKFASTSETNTSVRSSSSSFKDPISSSSSLDLSQILLNIKSCRWRHFRPRTLPLHELDEAHPLFRRLSRVLKRPRSVSVGGRPFGSQRPVRVIPPPTATAAFTAEQYQQHQEELALMHKQQLEQAQLQQHANSTANSTKSLVNMLDQASAQFAASAVVTAEQLLALKTKDDLGLGGGVNGVIPPSGVYKGLHLSSTTSPSTATPAAPTTTLTSTLLHPSTTSSAARNNNGTAHPANTTTNAAAATQVLLGNNSLRLGVPAGKRIHAPRTLGTTMSTSALKLAHAATANCQKPKVATASASPLDMVPRETREQDKPALNSLSENTVAMEVT; encoded by the exons ATGGTTATCCCAGTCCCCGAGGCAGAGAGCAACATCACATACTACGACTCCATCTACCCCGGGGACTACAAGATGCCAAAGCAGCTAATTCACATACAGC CTTTCAGCTTGGACACAGAGCAGCCAGACTATGACCTGGACTTGGAGGACGAGGTCTTTGTCAACaagctgaagaagaaaatggaCATCAGCTACCTGCAGTTTGAGGAGATGATCGACCGGCTGGAGAAAGGCAGTGGACAGCAG CTGGTGAGTCTTCCTGAAGCCAAACTTCTGCTGAAGGAGGACGACGAGCTCATCAAGGAAGTCTTTGACTACTGGAGCCGCAAGAGGAAAAACAGCAAAGCCAACTCGCTGATCCCCACCGTCAAGCAGGAGAAGCGGGACGGCTCCAGCACCAACGACCCCTATGTGGCCTTTCGACGGCGCACTGAGAAGATGCAGACCAGGAAG AACCGGAAGAACGATGAGGCGTCCTAcgagaagatgctgaaacttcgCAGAGACCTGAGCCGAGCTGTAACCATCCTCGAAATGATCAAGAGGAGGGAGAAGAGCAAGAGAGAGCTGCTGCACCTCACACTGGAGATTTTTGAGAAGAG AAATGTCATGTCAGACTACGGCGGTGAGGTGATGGCGGAGGTTCTGGCTGAGCGGGCGCTGGTGAGGCCTCAGATTATTCCCTTGGTTCCCCTCACCAACCAGTACCGACACCAGGACCACATGGACCTCAAGGATTACAAGTCTAAG CCTGAGAAGATGGAGATTCCTCGGCAGAAAAGGAAGTACGAGAAGAAACAGAAAGTTCTGCCACTTTCTTCAGGCTCCTCTCACCATTCAGGTCCCATTGTCTTCAACGCCAAGGACCTAAACCAGTACGACTTCCCCAGCTCGGACGACGAACCTTTCTCTCAG ctgcactcaggcTCCTCAGAAGCAGAGGAAGAGAACGACCCCGATGGCGCCTACGCTTTCCGCAGGAAGGCGGGCTGCCAGTACTACGCT GCTCGTCAGGATCAGGCGGGTGGCTGGCCGTGGTCTGGTCCTTGGGAGGGCGGTTTGGCGGAGGATCGGTTTCGCTACAGCCTCACTACGCTCACCGTCCCACGCCGCTGTCTGGGCATGGCTCGACGCCGCGTGGGCCGAGGTGGCAG GGTCTTATTAGACCGAGCGTACACAGACTACGACAACGTTTTCCATGGACTGGATCCGGAAATGCTCGACCTGCCTCCTCCCGCTTCTCCTCCTGCTTCAGCCACATCGCTCTCACCGGCCACTGACAAGTTTGCCAGTACCTCAGAAACGAATACCTCAgtcagaagctcctcctcctccttcaaaGACCccatttcctcctcctcctccttggaCCTCAGTCAGATACTTTTGAATATAAAGTCATGCCGCTGGAGGCACTTTAGACCACGGACACTACCACTACACGAGCTGGACGAGGCCCACCCTCTGTTCAGAAGGTTGAGCCGAGTCCTGAAGCGCCCACGCTCTGTCTCTGTCGGGGGGCGGCCCTTCGGATCCCAACGCCCCGTCAGGGTCATCCCTCCTCCAACGGCCACTGCTG CTTTCACAGCGGAGCAGTACCAGCAGCATCAAGAGGAGCTGGCCCTGATGCACaagcagcagctggagcaggcccagctgcagcagcacgcCAACAGCACTGCCAACAGCACAAAG AGCCTGGTGAACATGCTGGACCAGGCCAGTGCTCAGTTTGCCGCTTCAGCTGTCGTCACCGCCGAACAACTCCTAGCtctgaaaacaaaagatgatctgGGCCTAGGAGGCGGAGTTAATGGCGTCATCCCCCCCTCAG GTGTCTACAAGGGCTTGCACCTATCGAGCACAACGTCCCCGTCCACCGCCACCCCGGCTGCTCCAACCACTACTCTGACATCCACCTTGCTCCACCCCTCCACCACCAGCTCGGCCGCCAGGAACAACAACGGCACCGCCCACCCTGCCAACACTACCACtaacgccgccgccgccactcAGGTCCTGCTGGGAAACAACAGCCTTCGTCTGGGCGTTCCCGCCGGCAAGCGCATCCACGCCCCCCGGACGCTGGGCACCACCATGTCCACATCCGCCTTAAAGCTCGCCCACGCGGCGACCGCCAACTGTCAGAAGCCTAAGGTGGCCACGGCCTCGGCCTCTCCGCTGGACATGGTGCCCAG GGAGACTCGCGAACAAGACAAGCCAGCGCTGAACAGTCTGTCCGAGAACACAGTGGCCATGGAGGTCACGTAG
- the LOC112150858 gene encoding enhancer of polycomb homolog 1 isoform X1: protein MSKLSFRARALDASKPLPVFRCEDLPDLHEYASINRAVPQMPTGMEKEEESEHHLQRAISAQQVYGEKRDNMVIPVPEAESNITYYDSIYPGDYKMPKQLIHIQPFSLDTEQPDYDLDLEDEVFVNKLKKKMDISYLQFEEMIDRLEKGSGQQLVSLPEAKLLLKEDDELIKEVFDYWSRKRKNSKANSLIPTVKQEKRDGSSTNDPYVAFRRRTEKMQTRKNRKNDEASYEKMLKLRRDLSRAVTILEMIKRREKSKRELLHLTLEIFEKRNVMSDYGGEVMAEVLAERALVRPQIIPLVPLTNQYRHQDHMDLKDYKSKPEKMEIPRQKRKYEKKQKVLPLSSGSSHHSGPIVFNAKDLNQYDFPSSDDEPFSQLHSGSSEAEEENDPDGAYAFRRKAGCQYYAARQDQAGGWPWSGPWEGGLAEDRFRYSLTTLTVPRRCLGMARRRVGRGGRVLLDRAYTDYDNVFHGLDPEMLDLPPPASPPASATSLSPATDKFASTSETNTSVRSSSSSFKDPISSSSSLDLSQILLNIKSCRWRHFRPRTLPLHELDEAHPLFRRLSRVLKRPRSVSVGGRPFGSQRPVRVIPPPTATAAFTAEQYQQHQEELALMHKQQLEQAQLQQHANSTANSTKSLVNMLDQASAQFAASAVVTAEQLLALKTKDDLGLGGGVNGVIPPSGVYKGLHLSSTTSPSTATPAAPTTTLTSTLLHPSTTSSAARNNNGTAHPANTTTNAAAATQVLLGNNSLRLGVPAGKRIHAPRTLGTTMSTSALKLAHAATANCQKPKVATASASPLDMVPRETREQDKPALNSLSENTVAMEVT, encoded by the exons ATGAGTAAATTGTCGTTTCGGGCACGGGCGCTGGACGCTTCCAAGCCACTACCCGTCTTCCGTTGTGAGGATTTACCCGACCTACACGAATATGCATCAATTAACCGGGCTGTGCCGCAGATGCCTACGGGGATGGAGAAAGAAGAGGAATCG GAACACCATCTCCAGCGAGCCATCTCTGCACAGCAGGTTTATGGCGAGAAGCGGGACAACATGGTTATCCCAGTCCCCGAGGCAGAGAGCAACATCACATACTACGACTCCATCTACCCCGGGGACTACAAGATGCCAAAGCAGCTAATTCACATACAGC CTTTCAGCTTGGACACAGAGCAGCCAGACTATGACCTGGACTTGGAGGACGAGGTCTTTGTCAACaagctgaagaagaaaatggaCATCAGCTACCTGCAGTTTGAGGAGATGATCGACCGGCTGGAGAAAGGCAGTGGACAGCAG CTGGTGAGTCTTCCTGAAGCCAAACTTCTGCTGAAGGAGGACGACGAGCTCATCAAGGAAGTCTTTGACTACTGGAGCCGCAAGAGGAAAAACAGCAAAGCCAACTCGCTGATCCCCACCGTCAAGCAGGAGAAGCGGGACGGCTCCAGCACCAACGACCCCTATGTGGCCTTTCGACGGCGCACTGAGAAGATGCAGACCAGGAAG AACCGGAAGAACGATGAGGCGTCCTAcgagaagatgctgaaacttcgCAGAGACCTGAGCCGAGCTGTAACCATCCTCGAAATGATCAAGAGGAGGGAGAAGAGCAAGAGAGAGCTGCTGCACCTCACACTGGAGATTTTTGAGAAGAG AAATGTCATGTCAGACTACGGCGGTGAGGTGATGGCGGAGGTTCTGGCTGAGCGGGCGCTGGTGAGGCCTCAGATTATTCCCTTGGTTCCCCTCACCAACCAGTACCGACACCAGGACCACATGGACCTCAAGGATTACAAGTCTAAG CCTGAGAAGATGGAGATTCCTCGGCAGAAAAGGAAGTACGAGAAGAAACAGAAAGTTCTGCCACTTTCTTCAGGCTCCTCTCACCATTCAGGTCCCATTGTCTTCAACGCCAAGGACCTAAACCAGTACGACTTCCCCAGCTCGGACGACGAACCTTTCTCTCAG ctgcactcaggcTCCTCAGAAGCAGAGGAAGAGAACGACCCCGATGGCGCCTACGCTTTCCGCAGGAAGGCGGGCTGCCAGTACTACGCT GCTCGTCAGGATCAGGCGGGTGGCTGGCCGTGGTCTGGTCCTTGGGAGGGCGGTTTGGCGGAGGATCGGTTTCGCTACAGCCTCACTACGCTCACCGTCCCACGCCGCTGTCTGGGCATGGCTCGACGCCGCGTGGGCCGAGGTGGCAG GGTCTTATTAGACCGAGCGTACACAGACTACGACAACGTTTTCCATGGACTGGATCCGGAAATGCTCGACCTGCCTCCTCCCGCTTCTCCTCCTGCTTCAGCCACATCGCTCTCACCGGCCACTGACAAGTTTGCCAGTACCTCAGAAACGAATACCTCAgtcagaagctcctcctcctccttcaaaGACCccatttcctcctcctcctccttggaCCTCAGTCAGATACTTTTGAATATAAAGTCATGCCGCTGGAGGCACTTTAGACCACGGACACTACCACTACACGAGCTGGACGAGGCCCACCCTCTGTTCAGAAGGTTGAGCCGAGTCCTGAAGCGCCCACGCTCTGTCTCTGTCGGGGGGCGGCCCTTCGGATCCCAACGCCCCGTCAGGGTCATCCCTCCTCCAACGGCCACTGCTG CTTTCACAGCGGAGCAGTACCAGCAGCATCAAGAGGAGCTGGCCCTGATGCACaagcagcagctggagcaggcccagctgcagcagcacgcCAACAGCACTGCCAACAGCACAAAG AGCCTGGTGAACATGCTGGACCAGGCCAGTGCTCAGTTTGCCGCTTCAGCTGTCGTCACCGCCGAACAACTCCTAGCtctgaaaacaaaagatgatctgGGCCTAGGAGGCGGAGTTAATGGCGTCATCCCCCCCTCAG GTGTCTACAAGGGCTTGCACCTATCGAGCACAACGTCCCCGTCCACCGCCACCCCGGCTGCTCCAACCACTACTCTGACATCCACCTTGCTCCACCCCTCCACCACCAGCTCGGCCGCCAGGAACAACAACGGCACCGCCCACCCTGCCAACACTACCACtaacgccgccgccgccactcAGGTCCTGCTGGGAAACAACAGCCTTCGTCTGGGCGTTCCCGCCGGCAAGCGCATCCACGCCCCCCGGACGCTGGGCACCACCATGTCCACATCCGCCTTAAAGCTCGCCCACGCGGCGACCGCCAACTGTCAGAAGCCTAAGGTGGCCACGGCCTCGGCCTCTCCGCTGGACATGGTGCCCAG GGAGACTCGCGAACAAGACAAGCCAGCGCTGAACAGTCTGTCCGAGAACACAGTGGCCATGGAGGTCACGTAG